The genomic segment GATATGTAAAGACTTTAGAAGTTCTCTCTCCCAtgtttacaacaaaaataaaaactaaacaggagaaccaagatggcggcgtaggtagacacactgtgcctcctcgcacaaccagaactgacagaaaatcgaacagcaagggagtccaacaccaaggaaatacaaaataaacattcatccagaccggtaggaggggcggagaccggcaccggggtggagaggactcacgtggccgtggagggactgagactggcagagtgtgggacgaatggggcaggcagtccgagcactactTTCGTGCAGATACCCCGAGAggaccggactcagagtggcggagagcggggcaggcagagcagtgggtagcaccccggggccccacattcgcacacagataaaccgggcgaacagcggggagcaaagcagactgtgcaacccagggctccagctccgggaaataaagcctcaaacctctgattgaaagcgcccttGAAGGTTGGgccggcagcaggagagactcccagcctcacgggagagttcgttggagagacccacaggggcctagggtgtgcacaagcccacccactcgggaaccagcaccagaggggcccagtttgattgtgggtagcggagtgaaagactgaaatccggaggagagtgaggggggcgccattgctccctctcggcccctcccccacgtacagcgtcacagcgcagtgaccagcgttaccccgccccggtgaacacctaaggctccgccccttaaagtaacagaagcaccaagacaaaaaaaaaaaaatggcccaaatgacagaacacttcaaagctccagaaaaaatacaactaagcgacgaagagatagccaacctatcggatgcacagttgaaagcactggttatcaatatgctcacagacttggttgaatctattcgaaaagtagatgaaaaaatgaagcctatgctaagagaaacaaaggaaaatgtacagggaaccaatagtgaagcgaaggaaactgggactcaaatcaacggtatggaccagaaggaagaaagaaacatccaaccagaaaagaatgaagaaacaagaactcagaaaaatgaggagaggcataggaacctccaggacatctcaaaacgttccaacatccgaattataggggtgccagaaggagaagaggaagaacaaaaaattgaaaacttatttgaacaaataatgaaggagaacttccctaatatggcaaaggaaatagacttccgggaagtccaggaagctcagagagtcccaaagaagctggacccaaggaggaacacaccaaggcacatcataattacattacccaagattaaatgcaagggcctacatccaagattactgtatccagcaaagctatcatttagaatggaagggaagataaagtgcttctcagataaggtcaagttaaagaagttcatcatcaccaagcccttattatatgaaatgttaaagggagttacctaagaaaaagaagatcaaaaataggaacagtaaaaatgacagcaaactcacagttattaacgaccacacctaaaacacaaagagcaaactaggcaaacaactagaacaggaacagaaccatagagatgtagatcacatggaggggtgtcaataggagagtgggagagggagagggggggaaaggtacagagaataagtagcatagatgataggtggaaaatagacagggggagggtaagaatagtgtaggaaatgtagaagccaaagaacttataagtatgacccatagacatgaactatagggggggagtgtgggagggagggggtgggcaggatggagtggagtggggggggaatgggacaactgtaatagcataatcgataaatatattaaaaaattaaaaaaaaactaaacaaatgaaaactcatGACTACTTGAACCCATCAGATAATTAAAGTTATAGGGTAAATCACCACCTAGAATTATAGAGAGAACattaaataaagagaatgacAACCCACACTTGTTTGTCTAGAATAAAGGCTGAGGGAGCCATACATTGGGAGAAATGTTTAAccagaatttttaataaattcatgaGTACTCAGCATGGAATAAGATGAGGCTGAGAAGCTTTTGGAGACTGCAGTGTTGTGGTGGGATACTGCAGACACAAGAAAAGTCCAAACATGTACAGAACTTCTATTTGAGTCAAACTCAAACTGACAGCTGTTGCTAGGAAGCAtaatctcaacagactgagaaaatgctctggagaatggcagttttgcagttcACTTTATATATTATTATCAAAAGAGGAGGCATAAGGGGTGGTTTTGTGAAATTTACTGGTAGTAGATGAGTTAGGTGGGAGAAGTAAAGGGGTGAAGTCTCTGAGATTGGATAAAGAGTAGAACGGAGAGACACCTGTTACTCTGTATCAGTGGGTGTAGGATAGTCAACAATGAACATTTACAGCACGTAGCGATGGTACGCTATCTCTATGTGGGCACCTGTGAcctagtgcactggtggtgggagaTTGTGCCTTGAGGGATAACTCTTACATTCCAAAGGTACATATAAAGGCAGatataaaaagacaatagacaggctcaggtAAGGTAAAGATGGACCTTTCTCAAGGAATAtaccagcctaggacatgactacttTCCATGACACACTTTTTGTTGAGAAGTTtgaatttcagaccatcctgtgtggttgcTTTGgatctctgagtttgtaagaccTTCATGCAGGCCTCTCTGAGCTTGTTAGGGTTAGTATGTAGCATTATTTTTTGTCCACATTACTTTTATAAACTCTACCTCCAAGGACTGACCCACCTCACCCCCAAGAAAGCAATTCTAACAGTgaaaagccaagaaaaaaaaacttctgtaTCTAGTAGGTGGAGGGTAAAGATAACTATTTTGAAATACATCAGTATTTCCAGTGTGCTGTCCATAATAAAGGCGTCCTCTCCAGTGACAAAGACTTTCCCAGAGCCTTGCTTAGTTAGAAGACAGAAGGGGACTGACTCGACTCCAGCCCCTCTAGGCTTCCTGTGTCACTTTAATAGGGAGGAGGAAGCAAGTAAACACAAGTGAATGTCACAACCTGAAACTCACTACAAGAGAGAGATTTATTGTAAGATTATTAAAAGGTTTCCCTCCTTCCAGTTATTAGTTTCTGTTCCTTAAGTAGCCAGAATATCAGAAAAGACATAGCTCACCTGAACAATGTTATAAATTAAGTTTATCTAATTGatataattgatatttatttttaaaattttaattacatttcattgattatactattgcagttgtccagacccgccccgccccccccagcaccccctactccctcggTCAATTCTCCCACCATTTTTCATGTTcaggggtcatgcatataagttctctggctactccatttcctacactgtattttacatccccatggttattctgtaactacttatttgtacttcttaaccccctcacctcttcacccattctcccacaccccctgccatttggcaaccatcaaaacgctctccttatccatgattctgactgtgttcttgtttgcttagtttgtttttagattcagttattgatacacatgtatttattgtcattttgttgtACATAGTTGTGATtgtctttttctcagataagtccctttaatatttccttttaataatggcttggtaatgatgaactcctttagtttttccttgtctaggaagctctttatcttcccttcgaTTCTtgatgatatctttgctgggtagagcaatcttggctgtaggtccttgtttttcatgattttgaatatttcttgccaatccctttagCCCacaacgtttcttttgagaaatcagctgagagtcttctgggaactctccttaggtaactaacttcttttctcttgctgcttttaagattctctctttatctttaacctttggcattttaattatatatgtcgtggagtggacctctttgcatccatcttgtttgggattctttgtGCTTCCTTGACTTGCAAGTCTAtctccttcatcaaattagggaagttttctctcattattttttcaaatagatttccaatttcttgctctttctcttctctatctggcacccctatgatgttaATGTTGTACctcttaaaattgtcccagaggctgcttacactatcttcatttttttgcattcttttttcttcttcttgttcttattgattgctttttcttcccttatccaaatcatcgatttgattcttggcttcatccactctattgttgtttccctgtaaatcgttctttatttcagttagtatatcctttgtttctgattggatcattttttatgctgtctctgatgattagtgaccttgagtATCTTTGCATATGTCGAttgccacctgtatgtcctcctcagagaattgtctattcaggttctttgcccatttttaattgggttccttgctttttttttttagatgttgagttttatatgttctttataaattttggatattaaccctttatcagttgtatcattggcaaatatgttctcccattcagtggattgtcttctcattttgttaatggttacCTTTGCTATCAAAACTCATTAGTCTcacatagtcccatttgttatttgatcttttgttttccttgccaagAAGATACAGCAGAGAAAATATTGGTGCAAGAAATGTccaaattttactgcctgtgtttcaAATCTTACAttaaagtctttaatctatttgagtttatatttgtgtatggtgtaagaagatgatctagtttcattttttgcatgtatctatccaatcttcccaacaccattttttgaatagACAATCTTAACCTACTGTATttccttgtctcctttgtcaaatattgattgttCACAAAGGTgttggtttatttctgaactctctattctgttttattgatttatatgtcagtttttatgcctgtaccatTGTGTTTTGACTACTATGgtcttgtagtgtagtttgatatcagggagagtgattcctctaacttcattccctttttctcAAGATTACTCTCACTATTCAGTCTCTTGGgttcatgtaaatttttggaacatttgttctagttttttctatttcatgtGTAGAAAAAATGGCTTTCTGCATggatcttttatacatgttccttgaccacccttccccttctttcctccattatccccttcccccctcccctctggttagtgtcagtttgttctttattacagtgtctttggttatatttttcttgcttgtttattttattaattagattccacttataagtgagatcatatggtatttgtctttcaccacctggcttatttcacttagcataatgctctccagttccatccatgcttttgggaagggtaggagttccttctttcttctataATATTTCTATactatcccattgtgtaaatgtaccatagtttttccatccacttatttactgatggacatttaggttgcttccagcacttggctattgtaaagtgtgctgctatgaacattggggtgcataggttgttttgaacTGGTGTTTGAGGATGCTTAGGGTAAAATCCTAGCAaaagaattgccaggtcaaaaggcagttccatttttagttttttgaggaaatgccatactgtttttcacagtagctgcaccagtctgcattcccacaaacagtgtactaggattcccttttctccacaagctcaccagcacttattgtttgttgatttgtttatgatggccattctgactggtataaaatagtatctcattgtggatttaatttgcatctctgatggatagtgatgctgagcatcctttcatgtatcTCTGGtcactctgtatgtcctccttggtgaagtgtctgttcaggtcctttgtctattttttagattggattgtttgtcttcctggaatggagtcttGCAAGTTCTCGATCTGAACTTATCACATTTTATGTACTCAATACCTATTTGTGGCTTATGGCTACCTTATTAAGTATTGCAATTCTGACCTCAGtttttcatctctgaaatggaaataatagcaatttgtttttattatgtttctctgcatcttcattattctaagtgctttatttgtATGGTcatctaatttaattttcaggACAACCCTATGAAACTGGTAacgtattatccccattttggaTGAGAAAACTAATATATGCTGAAGTGTCTTGCCCAAGTTCACAATTCTCAAAGGCTTTGAAGAATGGTTTCTATGTCAGAAAGTTGACTTTATAAGCATATTCTTTATCGCTATGCTCTACTGCCTCTGAAAATGAAGACATGATATTCAAATAAATCTAGCAattaaattagattaaaaaattctctaaccctgaggattaaataatactAAGATTCCTAGCACTCAGTAAATGCAAAAAAGCTCAATAATATTGTTATTAAAACAGAGATTCTGATTTCCAGCAGCTTAGAAAGTTTATCAACCTTATACAAAACTATATGACTTATAAACAGCATTTTATATTTGCCAGCACTAGaattctttgaatatttaaacaggggatttaaataaagaaatggataaaatggggcagaaatgaagagaaataaagtgaaattttGTGTTAATAACAATAATCTGTTTTATATAGGACATACCTGCTAccctttaaataaaaaggaaagaccaGTCTATGAGGAACAAAACTACCAGAGGTTTCTGAACCAATCTGTCCAATGCTCATTTGCAAATCCCCTGGGATGAAGGAATCATTTTTATAAACTTGTGCTTGTAGAAACATTGAAAACTTGTTGGAGTGGAAAGTCTGCTTTGCAGGCACTGCCCATggcttttccctcattttccacAGGTCATTGCATCACTCAGCACAGCACCTCCCAGGTTCCAGCATTTACCCCACTGACTCCTGCACTCTTGCACCTGCTTAAATCTCGCTTCTCTGAGGATCTCAGTGCCACTGTAAGCAAAATAGGAGAGTAATCTCCATGTTTAAAATTGGCAAGAACATCTCTGCTGTGAATGACAGTCATGCTTTATTAAGCCCCTGAAACATAGAAGTCAGAAGGGACAACATGGTTGGTCactgatttttataaattacttagTCTTTTATATAAGCAGAGGCTAGCTAATCATACACCTACAACAGTGGCTAATTTCTTTCACCAGGCTTTAAATGTGAATAACCTgaatgtgctttctttttttactttatatgctTAAGCCTCATTATTATACCTTCACaaaccaaacattttttttttctctgctgcctGTAACAGGAAGCATTGAAGCAGAAAGTGATGGTGATGTTGTGATCAGAGACACGGATTTCTCTGATGGGACCAGAGTTCTGATAACCAGGTGGTTTCATATGTAGGCATAAATTAATTTCATCAGTGTTTTGGAGCACATTTagcttttgaaaaaaacaaaacaaaccacaagCAATGTGCTAATCCAATCATTTTAATTATAGCTGTTACTTGAGACTTTATATTAAGGCAGTGGAAAATACCTACAAATCCTACACAGCTGTTACTTACATTTTTCCTTGAGAGGTTTTTCTCTTTACAGACCAATGTCTGTTCAACCTGATCTCAAAGTCAGTAACTCTACCTTTCTTCTTACTGGTTTTCCTGGCCTGGAAAGGGACTATCCCTGGATCTCCATCCCCTTCTTCTGTATCTATGCTATGATAATTTCAGGGAACTGCCTGGTGCTGCATGTGATCCGGACTGAGCCGAGCCTGCACCAGCCCATGTTCTACTTCCTGGCCATGCTGGCCCTCACTGACCTGTGCATGGGGCTGTCCACGGTGCACACGGTGCTGGGAATCCTGTGGGGGCTCAGTCAGGAGATTGAGTTGGATGCTTGCATTGCACAGACCTTCTTTGTTCACGGTTTATCATGCATGGAATCTGGAGTTCTTCTGGCGATGGCTTTTGATCGCTTTACAGCAATCTGCAACCCTCTGAGGTACACAtccatcctcaccaacaccagaATCATCAACACTGGTGTGGCTATTGTAGGTAGGAGTTTCCTGTTCATTACTGCTCCCATCATCCGCCTCAAGTTCTTCCATTACTGCCGCCCCCACatcctctcccactctttctgccTGCACCAGGACCTACTGAGGCTGGCCTGCTCCGACATCCGCTTCAACAGCTTCTATGCTTTAGCCCTGGTCATCTGCACTCTGTTTTTGGATTCAGTGCTCATTCTCATCTCCTACATCTTGATTCTGCATTCTGTCTTGGCTATTGCATCCCAGGAAGAACGGCTCAAGTCCCTGCAGACCTGTGTCTCCCACACCTGTGCTGTCCTGGTTTTCTATGTTCCAATCATTGGTCTGACCATGGTGCACCGTTTTGGGAAGCACCTCTCACCTGTGGTCCATGTCCTCATGGGCAACATCTATATCCTTTTTCCACCTTTGATGAACCCCATTATCTATAGTGTCAAGACCCAACAGATTCGTAGCAGAATCCAGAGGTGGTTCACTGAACAGAGTACTAGAAGTTAATGTGTTTTAGGGAAGGGATGGTGGTATTGGGAAGAAGAATGACTAATAATGATTTGTACCAGAAATAATAAGTTTATATGTAATTCTTCAAAGGTTAAAGGCATATTTATAGTCATTTTCTAATTTAGTTTTTCAAAGCCAGATAAATAGCCAGAGAAAATGGTACTGatcttatttccttattttaaagttAAGTATAATGTATATTAAAGCGAATTATGTTCCATAATGTGCCAGTGAGCACTCACCAGGTAATGACTAAATTCTTAGTACCATCATGCTTTTCTAATTCTAGTTCAGAGTATGATTCTGTTGTTGCATGTAACTGTTATATGTCTACATTCACAATATCTCATAAGCAGCTGTTACATATTATTATGCTGGGTCACCAATTGACTCTGTTGAGTCATTCATACCTCTCTACCTTTAATTAAGCAAACGTGTCCAGGAAGTTCATTCTGTCTCATATAATAGAATGCATTATATAGGTGGATTAGATATCACAGCTTAATACAGAAGGTTTGGTGAACACGACACTGAGTCAGCTATTACATCTCTACCTACCCTACTCCACACCTCCATGTACACACGTCTGTGCCTTGTAGTGAATACAGAAGAGTttaggatgctcacaagacttgTCAGTCGACTCTAATCTTGGTATCATCATACAGGGAGTTTTAAAGACAGTTTGAAAAACTTCTTCATCTTTAGGAGAGGATGCTGAAGCACAGAGATACAAAGTAAAACATTAATACCTAGACTGAGGACAGAAATGTGGCTTTGAGATTCTTCTGAACATATCCCTCATATCTAAGTCTCATCTTCTTCACTGGGAACAACAAGGAATTCAATTCAGTCATTAAATGCAAGTGTGCATTTCCCtggtccttgctttttaaaaaactatattgatctcttcccaaaacaaaaaacatgataTCAGTCTCAAGATTGCTTTTTCTCACTTGAATATTGTCACTTGTGCACAGCTATGTACTAGCTATGACCGGGGTGGCAGAGTTATAAGCAGAGCCTGACTGCAGTTAAGCTATGTAGATTGGAGGAAGCAAATTATCACACATTTCCACTACTAATTTTCTAAACAGTATAAAAGTattcaattttgaaaattaatatttggttTGTTACCTTTTAGTTTGTATCTTAGTGTTTTGTTATTAGAAAACTAATgattagtttttagttttaattaaaagaCCCCAAGTTTATATTTGTGACCCTTGCCTTTCCAAACTTGCTATTCATCCCCAGGCACATCCCTGCAGCTCAGGCTTCTTTAACAGCTCTGCCCCTGCTGGTTTTCTTTCCTGTGAttagtttctttcttctgagCTTCCTATGATGGTACTTCTTTATTTTACAATGGCTTCTTCTTTCATCAGTCCTATCTCTTTCCCTATAGCCCATTTCCTAAAGACCCTACTTGCAAATCATTGGTACTTGCTCCAGTTACAGTGAGGAATTTCACAATGTATTCCTCCTCTTTCTTAGGGAGGGCAGGCCACAGAAACCTCTATGTTAAATTATGACTAATGAATGATAACACAAATGATCCTTATAGCATATAcattaaacaaaatgttttatgtaCATCATACTTGTAAGTAAGAATGACTATCTGAGTTAGTTCAAGACAGTagtattgtcctcattttatacaACAGTGTAATAGGTTTGGGGACTTTAAATTTCAggtaagtttttcttttctccataagtatttcaaagaaaataaggtTTCCAAATGCTTTTATAAAATCTCATAAGTGTTCCCTCAATTTCTTTACACACTGAATGGAGCACACAGTAGACTGAAATGAGCCCAactaaataatagtaaaaatgaaggaatttttataaaagtgattCATGTTAGTGTCAAAATGCTGTGCTTacacattcacattttattttatttatgttataactAAACCGATAACTTataattagaaatgaagaaattaattcATTATAACCATATATGGATATATGTTTATATGCATATTTGTATTAATATATTGTGTATATAATTGACCCTTATTATTTGCAGATTCTGAGTTTGTGAATTCATATTCAAACCCACAAAATCAGTACCCACAACATTTTTACCATCATTACTGAACATGAGCAGAAGCGCAAAAGACTGGGGTTACCCAGTGCACATGTTCCCAGATGAGGATGGACCAGGTGATGCTCTGCTTTCTTGTATTGGCTCTTATACCATACAAACATATCTTTTTTGTGATCTATTCAgtgttgtttttctcatttcatgcTGTATGTTGGTGATTTCAAACAGATGGCCCCAAGCACAGTGCTGAAGGGTGGTCTAGTGTTTCTAAACACAAGGCTGTGATATAACCTGTGGAGAATACACATGTGTTAGAAAAGCTTCCTTTAGGCATGAGTTGTAGGGTTAGGGTTTGTAAGCTCAATGTTAATGAATCTAAAATATTGTATactcagaaaaaggaagaagatttTTACTCATCTATGTATGAGGCTACTCTGCTAAGTAGTAAAGTAATACATATACTGTGTGATGAAACTATGGAAACAATGGAAAAGTGGCTAAATATGTGGGTTCATGAGAGGATAGGCAATTAAATGGAGTGCAGTGTACAGCACTGTTGTGAAGGGGAAATCCAGATAACGCAGGATCGGGAAAACATTAAACCTTTCTCAGCTAGTGTTTTATTATAATGAAATACTGCATGTAATTTTTTGCAAGAAATACATGCTAAATGTGTTTAATACATAGTAAAATGTGTGTttaaatagaaacacacacacagagatagtTGTGTATTAACTGGTTGATGAAAATAAGACTAGAGGATCAAAGGAACTTAATGCCGTATTGCCCCAGAGGAGACAAGGTTTAGAATTTACTAACACAGTGTTTGCAGTGGCTTCACAGAACATAGCTGTAGCAATTTATGAGATTagactctctctgtctctctttatctctctctatatatacatatgtgtgtgtgtatgtgtactcTATTTGTATTAACATatacagtgaaaaaaaagaaaattttaacctttGTAACAGGACCTGGAGACctttatgcttagtgaaataagtcagtcagagaaagacaaataccatatgatttcacttatatgtggaatctaatgaacaaacggatgtaataagaaaaacacagacagactcatagatggagagcagatgacagctagtggggaaggggaggttagagggtgaagggattgagcagaagggaaaaaggagtcatggacaaggaaaacagtgtggtgattgctgggagaagGGAttataggggactaaatggtactggaaaaaatacaataaagattaaattttttgaatGCTTACGTAACAATAAAGAtagtgtatatacacatatacacaaaagtATTGTATTATTGATATGTTTGAAAAGATTATTTAGAGAAACAACCAATTGCCTTATGTTGTTTCTCTACTATTTAATGTTTGACATTTCAAAGAAGAAAGGGGTCCAAAAGTCGTAATTTAGAGTTGTTTGCCTCATATCTGCAGATGATGCAACAAAATGTTGCAGAACAATATTGATGAcatgatttgatttttatttaaataattctatGTATAATCAGGTATGATAAATCCTGGATATCACACTCAACTCTGATGAAAGAGTGGGAATGTAGGACAGAAGAAGAAGGTATTATATTGTTTGAGTTTTATACAATAAAaggtattgttttaatttaagtgCATATACAGCTATTCAAGGAAAGCATTGTATGGATTTTTCATTGGATATGGTATAATTTTAacttattaattgatttttcatATGCATGCATATCACAGTTTCATGCATACATATCACAATTTCATCTATATCACAATTACATATATATCAAAGATTATATGTACATTTCATGATTGGGAAAGTTTTCTAGACATAACAAActttactataaaaaataaagtaaataataaagttttGTGTATGAAATCCAAATTATAATTCTGCCAATAGGAGTAGGAAAGAGAGAGTAGAGGCAAAAGTTTACCCAATGAATAAGTACataagtgtattttaaaagtttaaaatatattagagaCATTCTGAAGCAATGCAAATTCAGAGAGG from the Desmodus rotundus isolate HL8 chromosome 5, HLdesRot8A.1, whole genome shotgun sequence genome contains:
- the LOC128781111 gene encoding olfactory receptor 51V1-like — translated: MSVQPDLKVSNSTFLLTGFPGLERDYPWISIPFFCIYAMIISGNCLVLHVIRTEPSLHQPMFYFLAMLALTDLCMGLSTVHTVLGILWGLSQEIELDACIAQTFFVHGLSCMESGVLLAMAFDRFTAICNPLRYTSILTNTRIINTGVAIVGRSFLFITAPIIRLKFFHYCRPHILSHSFCLHQDLLRLACSDIRFNSFYALALVICTLFLDSVLILISYILILHSVLAIASQEERLKSLQTCVSHTCAVLVFYVPIIGLTMVHRFGKHLSPVVHVLMGNIYILFPPLMNPIIYSVKTQQIRSRIQRWFTEQSTRS